A region of Toxorhynchites rutilus septentrionalis strain SRP chromosome 1, ASM2978413v1, whole genome shotgun sequence DNA encodes the following proteins:
- the LOC129761764 gene encoding valacyclovir hydrolase — protein MQVEMRLLLAEVFRFHARYGKKSIRYCSSIPAMEKQLEVGGHKINYVEAGSGEKGVILLPGALGTAWTDFKPQIEQLPKFLPNHRVIAWDPPGYGKSRPPEKEFGLDFFEKDAEAAACLMEKIGFKKFSIIGWSDGGITGLILAGRKPPLVEKLIIWGANAYITKKESEIYESIRDVNKWSVRMREPMEQVYGKDGFPRIWSAWVDGMLRFYKERDGDICKGSLENIKAPTFILHGALDPMIVPQHVPHFINTIPDTDLHVFVDGKHNIHLKYAEEFNKLVSDFIRK, from the exons ATGCAAGTCGAAATGCGTTTACTTTTGGCTGAAGTATTCAGGTTCCATGCTCGATACGGCAAAAAATCGATTCGGTACTGCAGTTCAATCCCCGCTATGGAGAAACAGCTGGAGGTTGGTGGGCATAAAATTAATTATGTCGAAGCTGGCTCGGGCGAGAAGGGCGTAATACTACTACCGGGAGCTCTCGGAACAGCTTGGACGGACTTTAAGCCGCAGATTGAACAGTTGCCAAAGTTTCTACCGAACCATAGGGTCATTGCCTGGGATCCACCTGGTTATGGCAAGTCACGGCCACCTGAGAAGGAGTTTGGTTTGGACTTTTTCGAAAAGGATGCTGAAGCTGCTGCctgtttgatggaaaaaatcggaTTCAAAAAATTTTCAATCATTGGTTGGAGCGATGGGGGAATAACTGGTCTGATTCTGGCTGGAAGAAAGCCTCCGCTGGTGGAAAAGTTGATTATTTGGGGTGCGAACGCATACATCACTAAAAAAGAATCAGAGATTTATGAAA GTATTCGCGATGTTAACAAATGGTCCGTACGAATGCGTGAACCGATGGAGCAGGTTTATGGCAAAGATGGGTTTCCAAGAATTTGGTCCGCTTGGGTGGATGGAATGCTTAGATTTTATAAAGAACGCGATGGGGACATTTGCAAAGGGTCGCTGGAGAATATTAAAGCGCCGACATTCATCCTTCATGGTGCGTTGGATCCCATGATTGTTCCCCAACATGTGCCTCATTTCATAAACACTATTCCTGACACTGA CCTACATGTTTTTGTGGATGGTAAACATAATATTCATCTAAAATATGCCGAGGAATTCAACAAGCTCGTGAGTGACTTTATCCGGAAATAG